In Channa argus isolate prfri chromosome 23, Channa argus male v1.0, whole genome shotgun sequence, the following are encoded in one genomic region:
- the LOC137108635 gene encoding retinol dehydrogenase 7-like yields MYLYLLGLVFFYYVYRWVRELPRVPNKGSKYVYITGCDSGFGNLLARHLDKQGFRVIAACFTEKGEGDLKKSCSSNLITTHLDVRSKESVAKVAAMITDKVGERGLWAVVNNAGVAIPSAPNDWLTIDDYKSMLDVNLNGLIAVTLSVLPLIKKAKGRVVNVASVFGRISVAGGPYTISKYGVEAFNDSLRLNMTPFGVKVVCIEPGFFKTNVTETSILSNNVKMLWERLPQDIKEDYGPEYLQKALAVIKDKVTKICDGDLMKVVNCMEHAVSAVRPRTRYSPGWDAKLFWLPLSYMPSCVTDYMMLRQAVPVAK; encoded by the exons ATGTATCTGTACCTTCTGGGCCTGGTCTTTTTCTACTATGTGTACCGCTGGGTTAGGGAGCTACCCAGAGTCCCCAACAAAGGCAGCAAGTATGTCTACATCACAGGGTGCGACTCTGGCTTTGGCAACCTCCTGGCCCGGCATCTGGACAAGCAGGGCTTCAGAGTGATCGCCGCGTGTTTCACAGAGAAGGGAGAGGGGGATCTGAAGAAGTCCTGCTCCAGCAACTTGATCACTACACACCTAGATGTTAGGTCTAAAGAAAGTGTCGCCAAAGTTGCTGCAATGATCACGGACAAAGTGGGGGAGCGCG GCTTATGGGCTGTAGTGAACAATGCGGGTGTGGCTATTCCCTCTGCACCAAATGATTGGCTCACCATTGATGACTACAAGTCCATGCTGGATGTAAACCTGAATGGGTTGATTGCTGTCACCCTGAGTGTCCTGCCTCTAATTAAGAAGGCCAAGGGAAGGGTGGTCAATGTAGCCAGTGTGTTTGGGAGGATCAGTGTTGCTGGAGGCCCGTACACCATCTCTAAGTATGGGGTGGAGGCTTTCAATGACAGCCTCAG ATTAAATATGACACCTTTTGGTGTCAAAGTCGTCTGCATTGAACCAGGCTtcttcaaaacaaatgtgactGAAACCAGCATTCTGAGTAATAATGTGAAGATGCTGTGGGAAAGACTACCTCAGGACATCAAAGAGGACTATGGACCTGAATATTTACAAAAAG CCTTAGCTgtaataaaagacaaagttaCCAAGATCTGTGATGGAGATCTGATGAAGGTGGTCAACTGCATGGAGCACGCTGTATCTGCTGTCAGGCCCCGGACCCGATACTCTCCAGGTTGGGACGCCAAGCTGTTTTGGCTGCCGCTATCATACATGCCAAGTTGTGTTACTGATTACATGATGCTGAGACAGGCCGTTCCTGTTGCCAAGTGA